A genomic segment from Flavobacterium litorale encodes:
- a CDS encoding PH domain-containing protein — MDTVTNNSNDTREGYVNSSIDTLTLPKFETVEFSPLQSAYYKIMLFNVGIVHLLLAIGLGCALYFIKNVQPYWYVLVAFIVVTLAVSLIISRISFKKRGFAFRTHDVIYRRGVLAVSTIIIPYNRIQHVALHEGLLSRKLGLATIEVFTAGGNSSDVEIPGIAKEHAEKIKQLLVGKIVKEQANEA; from the coding sequence ATGGATACCGTAACGAATAACAGTAACGATACGAGAGAGGGATATGTAAATAGTTCTATAGATACGCTTACGCTACCTAAGTTCGAAACGGTGGAATTCTCCCCATTACAGTCAGCTTATTATAAAATAATGCTGTTTAATGTTGGTATTGTTCATTTGCTATTGGCTATAGGGTTGGGTTGTGCACTGTATTTTATAAAAAATGTACAACCATATTGGTATGTACTAGTTGCTTTTATAGTAGTTACGCTAGCAGTATCGTTAATAATTTCTAGAATTAGTTTTAAAAAGCGTGGTTTCGCGTTTAGAACGCACGACGTTATATACCGCAGAGGCGTATTGGCTGTTAGCACCATAATAATTCCGTATAACAGAATACAACACGTTGCATTGCACGAGGGCTTGCTATCGCGTAAGCTAGGGCTTGCCACGATAGAGGTATTTACAGCAGGTGGCAATAGCAGCGATGTAGAAATACCTGGTATAGCAAAAGAACATGCCGAAAAAATAAAGCAGCTTTTAGTAGGCAAAATAGTAAAGGAGCAAGCTAATGAAGCCTAG
- a CDS encoding PH domain-containing protein codes for MKPSFNTPQRQSLVGVVVMFTDTLQKSVRALWPVLLLWAFRFNEINKLHLTLGITIIVLVLGVIAYLKYHHFTFFLDEDNDEFVIKEGIFNKTRTAIPLDKIQQVNINQSLIQRLIGVHALEVDTAGSSKKEVAIKAISHNLALALKERLLQSDKTKISTDIAESTVNDEKEPFIAISFVSLLKTGITSNYARSFALLLAFTITVFQNVEEYLDEYTVSEYITTEVLLRFTTFIVIGIIVLILLINLVRTIFKFFDYKIAQQQNALLLSYGLLNTRNTIIRPERVQMVMVRRNYFQKKIDIQDIKIKQTSNSDAASKEQQKSAIEIPGCSTSEKDILLQFLLDKVPERGVALKPNIRKIIVQVAFFLGIPLSIFFFLAYFENNMLYNYSSYVLAYVLFVIALIYFSFKNTRLFVNNDFIIKQSGAWDVDNEFLAPHKIQAIKLKQYFWHKKANIGTVTLYTAGGALAFELADYTRLKQLVNYWTYQVETTNKNWM; via the coding sequence ATGAAGCCTAGTTTTAATACACCCCAAAGGCAATCGTTAGTTGGTGTAGTGGTAATGTTTACCGATACGCTGCAAAAATCGGTACGGGCACTTTGGCCTGTATTACTACTATGGGCATTTCGTTTTAACGAAATAAACAAACTACACCTTACATTAGGCATTACCATAATAGTATTGGTGTTGGGTGTAATAGCCTATTTAAAATACCACCATTTTACTTTTTTTTTAGATGAAGATAACGACGAGTTTGTAATTAAAGAAGGTATTTTTAATAAAACGCGTACAGCCATTCCTTTAGATAAAATTCAGCAAGTAAACATAAATCAATCCCTTATACAAAGGCTTATAGGTGTACACGCCTTAGAAGTAGATACTGCGGGGAGTAGCAAAAAGGAAGTTGCCATAAAAGCAATTTCGCACAATTTAGCCCTTGCCTTAAAAGAGCGCTTGTTACAATCGGATAAAACTAAAATAAGTACTGATATTGCTGAAAGTACTGTAAATGATGAGAAAGAGCCTTTTATAGCAATAAGCTTTGTGAGCCTCCTAAAAACAGGTATAACATCTAATTACGCCCGAAGTTTTGCACTACTCTTGGCTTTTACAATAACAGTTTTTCAGAATGTAGAAGAATATCTTGATGAGTATACGGTTAGTGAATACATTACAACCGAAGTACTACTTCGGTTTACAACATTTATAGTAATAGGTATAATTGTACTTATTTTACTCATTAACCTCGTACGAACCATATTTAAATTTTTCGATTACAAAATTGCGCAACAACAAAATGCCTTATTACTTTCGTATGGATTGCTAAACACGCGCAATACCATTATACGCCCAGAGCGGGTACAAATGGTTATGGTAAGGCGAAATTATTTTCAGAAAAAGATTGATATACAGGATATAAAAATCAAGCAAACCTCAAATTCCGATGCTGCGAGTAAAGAACAGCAAAAATCGGCTATTGAAATTCCAGGGTGTAGTACATCCGAAAAAGATATATTGCTGCAATTTTTATTAGATAAAGTACCCGAACGTGGTGTGGCGTTAAAACCCAATATCAGAAAAATAATAGTACAAGTAGCATTCTTTTTAGGGATACCATTATCTATTTTCTTCTTCCTAGCCTACTTCGAGAATAATATGCTCTATAATTATAGTAGTTACGTATTGGCATACGTACTTTTTGTTATTGCCTTGATTTATTTCTCGTTTAAAAATACTAGGTTATTTGTAAACAACGATTTCATTATAAAACAAAGCGGTGCTTGGGATGTAGATAACGAGTTTTTAGCACCCCACAAAATACAGGCAATAAAACTAAAGCAATATTTTTGGCATAAAAAAGCCAATATAGGTACCGTAACACTATATACCGCAGGCGGTGCACTTGCTTTTGAGTTGGCAGATTATACTCGGCTTAAACAATTAGTTAATTACTGGACGTATCAGGTAGAAACCACAAATAAAAACTGGATGTAA
- the menA gene encoding 1,4-dihydroxy-2-naphthoate octaprenyltransferase has translation MATIKAWLSAARLRTLPLSVSGILVGSFYAFSQGMVNWWILSFALLTTLGLQVLSNFANDYGDGVKGTDNENRIGPQRAIQSGAITVAAMKKGIILTAILTLFTAITLIYLSFSKENFGYSLLFFFLGLAAIIAAIKYTVGNSAYGYRGLGDLFVFLFFGLVSVLGCYFLFSKTLDYFIVLPAIAIGLLSVAVLNLNNMRDQVSDAISGKNTLVVKLGAEKAKVYHYLLLIIALFLVLVFAVLKKFQVQQYLFLIAYIPLLLHLKTVVNNKIPKALDPELKKVALSTFLLSVLLCIALQL, from the coding sequence ATGGCAACAATAAAAGCGTGGTTAAGTGCAGCACGGCTCCGAACCTTACCACTTTCGGTATCAGGAATATTAGTGGGGAGCTTTTATGCTTTTTCGCAAGGTATGGTAAATTGGTGGATACTATCGTTTGCATTACTTACTACCTTAGGGCTACAAGTGCTATCTAACTTTGCTAACGATTATGGCGATGGTGTAAAGGGAACCGATAACGAAAACCGAATTGGTCCGCAACGCGCCATACAAAGTGGTGCCATAACCGTTGCAGCCATGAAAAAAGGGATTATACTAACAGCCATACTCACACTATTTACTGCCATAACACTAATTTACCTCTCTTTTAGTAAAGAAAATTTTGGGTACTCATTGCTGTTTTTCTTCTTAGGCTTGGCAGCTATAATCGCAGCCATAAAATACACAGTAGGTAATTCAGCCTACGGTTACAGGGGGTTGGGCGATTTATTTGTGTTTCTATTCTTTGGCTTAGTAAGTGTATTGGGTTGCTATTTTTTATTTTCGAAAACATTAGATTACTTTATTGTGCTACCCGCCATAGCTATAGGTTTACTTAGTGTAGCAGTGCTCAATCTAAACAATATGCGCGACCAAGTATCCGACGCTATATCGGGTAAAAATACTTTAGTAGTAAAACTAGGAGCCGAAAAAGCAAAAGTTTACCATTACCTGTTATTAATAATTGCTTTGTTTTTGGTATTGGTTTTTGCCGTACTCAAAAAATTTCAGGTACAACAGTACTTATTTTTAATAGCTTACATACCTTTACTGTTACACTTAAAAACAGTAGTAAATAACAAAATACCTAAAGCATTAGACCCTGAGTTGAAAAAAGTGGCATTAAGTACCTTTTTGCTCTCGGTACTTTTGTGTATTGCATTACAATTATAG
- a CDS encoding metal-dependent hydrolase has translation MKITFYGHASLGITIGDTNIIVDPYITANEKAKHIDINQLKADYILITHAHADHVLDVEAIAKNTGATIVSNYEIANYYENKGFNTHPMNHGGSWDFDFGIVKYVTAIHSSVFPDGTYGGNPGGFVIEGERKNIYIAGDTALTYDMKLIPLRTKLDLAILPIGSNFTMDVEDAVVASDFIECDKILGCHYDTFGYIEIDHEAAKKKFYDNNKDLMLLDIGGSIEL, from the coding sequence ATGAAAATTACATTTTACGGACACGCCAGTCTTGGTATAACAATAGGCGATACTAACATAATAGTAGATCCTTACATTACGGCTAACGAAAAAGCAAAACATATTGATATTAATCAGCTTAAAGCAGACTATATACTAATTACCCATGCACATGCTGATCATGTTTTGGATGTAGAAGCTATTGCCAAAAATACAGGTGCAACCATAGTATCTAACTACGAAATAGCAAATTATTACGAAAATAAAGGTTTTAACACGCACCCTATGAACCATGGTGGTAGTTGGGATTTTGATTTTGGTATTGTAAAATACGTTACCGCTATACACTCTAGTGTTTTTCCAGACGGTACCTATGGCGGTAACCCTGGTGGTTTTGTTATAGAAGGTGAACGTAAAAACATATACATAGCGGGCGATACAGCTTTAACATATGATATGAAGTTAATACCGTTACGCACAAAACTCGACCTTGCAATACTGCCTATTGGAAGTAACTTTACCATGGATGTAGAGGACGCAGTTGTAGCTTCTGATTTTATAGAATGCGATAAAATACTAGGATGCCATTATGATACATTTGGTTATATAGAAATAGACCACGAAGCTGCCAAAAAGAAGTTTTACGATAATAATAAAGATTTGATGCTGTTGGATATTGGAGGCTCAATAGAGCTATAA
- a CDS encoding o-succinylbenzoate synthase: MLTANYKKYVLNFKRPSGTSRGVLTEKETWFIILEHDGKRGIGECGILRTLSIDDRPDYKEKLRWVCQNIHLGEEQLWNELTEFPSIQFGVEMAFRSLNSQSPFLLFPSDFTSGTKNIPINGLVWMGDEPFMKQQIKEKLAQGFNCIKLKIGAIDFQKELDLLAFMRANFDAKTIEIRVDANGAFIANEALIKLNQLSEFEIHSIEQPIQKNQTDSMTELCLNTPIPIALDEELIGVFGTENKRILLEKIKPHYVILKPSLVGGFRGTQEWITAAEALGIGWWVTSALESNVGLNAIAQWTFMQHNPMPQGLGTGGLYTNNFDAPLEVINGTLHYNKNMAWHVDL, from the coding sequence ATGTTAACGGCAAATTATAAAAAATACGTACTCAATTTTAAGCGTCCCAGCGGAACATCTCGCGGTGTTTTAACCGAAAAAGAAACATGGTTTATTATACTCGAACACGATGGTAAACGTGGGATAGGGGAGTGTGGTATATTACGTACTTTGAGTATTGACGACCGACCTGATTATAAAGAAAAATTACGTTGGGTTTGTCAAAACATACACCTAGGCGAAGAACAATTATGGAACGAATTAACTGAATTTCCATCCATACAATTTGGTGTAGAAATGGCTTTTAGGTCACTAAATAGCCAGTCACCTTTTCTGTTATTCCCCTCCGATTTTACATCAGGCACTAAAAATATTCCAATAAATGGTTTGGTCTGGATGGGCGATGAGCCCTTTATGAAGCAACAAATTAAGGAGAAACTAGCACAAGGTTTTAACTGCATAAAATTAAAAATTGGAGCTATAGATTTTCAGAAAGAACTCGATTTGTTGGCTTTTATGAGAGCTAATTTTGATGCTAAAACTATAGAAATTCGTGTAGATGCTAACGGTGCTTTCATTGCAAATGAAGCTTTAATTAAGTTGAATCAATTATCTGAATTTGAAATACATAGTATTGAGCAGCCTATTCAAAAAAATCAGACTGACAGTATGACAGAACTATGTTTGAACACTCCAATTCCTATTGCTTTGGATGAAGAACTCATTGGTGTGTTTGGAACTGAAAATAAAAGAATATTACTAGAAAAAATAAAACCACATTACGTTATTTTAAAGCCTAGTTTAGTAGGTGGTTTTCGTGGCACACAAGAGTGGATAACCGCTGCCGAAGCATTAGGCATTGGTTGGTGGGTAACATCGGCGTTGGAGAGTAACGTAGGTTTAAACGCTATTGCACAATGGACATTTATGCAGCATAACCCAATGCCACAGGGTTTGGGTACAGGAGGATTATACACCAATAATTTTGATGCTCCGCTCGAGGTTATAAATGGTACATTGCATTACAACAAAAACATGGCTTGGCATGTTGATTTGTAA
- a CDS encoding maleate cis-trans isomerase family protein: MSKKYRIGQIVPSSNITMETEIPALFRSRETIAPERFTFHSSRMRMKKVTKEELEAMDAESLKCALELSDAQVDVMGYACLVAIMSMGRGYHCVSETNLYEQTVKNDAPAPIVTSAGALINGLDVLGAKKVAVITPYMKPLTQLVVDYIEHQGFEVVDSIALEIPDNLEVAAQNPMNLLDIYKRLNLEGVDVLVASACVQMPSLEAIDAIEKEIGIPVTSAAVCTTYEMLKKLNLHTKIPMGGALLSGKY; the protein is encoded by the coding sequence ATGTCTAAGAAATACAGAATAGGGCAAATAGTACCCAGCTCCAATATTACGATGGAAACGGAGATACCCGCATTGTTCCGCTCGCGCGAAACCATAGCGCCTGAGAGGTTTACGTTCCATTCGAGCCGAATGCGCATGAAAAAGGTAACTAAAGAAGAATTGGAAGCTATGGATGCCGAAAGCCTAAAGTGTGCTTTAGAATTATCTGACGCACAGGTAGATGTGATGGGCTATGCCTGCCTAGTAGCTATTATGAGCATGGGGCGCGGTTACCACTGTGTGTCAGAAACCAATTTGTACGAACAAACCGTTAAAAACGATGCCCCTGCCCCTATTGTAACCAGTGCAGGTGCCTTAATTAACGGACTGGATGTTTTAGGCGCTAAAAAAGTAGCGGTTATTACACCCTACATGAAACCGCTTACGCAATTGGTGGTTGATTATATAGAACATCAGGGTTTTGAAGTGGTTGACTCCATAGCATTGGAAATACCTGATAATTTGGAAGTAGCAGCGCAAAACCCGATGAATTTGCTTGATATCTATAAAAGATTAAATTTGGAAGGCGTAGATGTACTGGTAGCTTCTGCCTGTGTACAAATGCCATCGTTAGAAGCTATAGATGCCATAGAAAAAGAAATTGGCATACCAGTAACCTCTGCTGCGGTTTGTACTACATATGAGATGTTAAAAAAGCTAAACTTACATACTAAAATACCTATGGGCGGTGCTTTGCTTAGCGGTAAGTACTAG
- a CDS encoding fumarylacetoacetate hydrolase family protein, with protein MRLVTYKINETDSQLGFIKEDRVINAEQLGKLKNSALPNNMLDFIDMGDEGIEKATKLINDASAEELRQCSLLLADAKLMAPIPRPRKNIIGIGLNYTEHVAESARSLDTSKDLPQQPVIFSKPPTAVTGLGGNIVHNQDLTKQLDYEVELAVIISKYGKNVPKDKAMDYVYGYTVINDVSARDCRRSGQWIVSKGQDTFAPMGPVLVTKDEIEDPHNLNLSLKLNGEERQNSNTKFMLFNINDLINDISTVFTIESGDIIATGTPAGVGAGRTPQAFMWPGDVVEATVEGIGTLVNTVVDAKEI; from the coding sequence ATGAGATTAGTTACTTATAAAATAAACGAAACCGATTCGCAACTGGGTTTTATAAAAGAGGACAGGGTTATTAACGCTGAGCAATTGGGTAAACTAAAAAATAGTGCTTTACCAAATAACATGCTCGATTTTATCGATATGGGCGATGAAGGCATCGAAAAAGCTACAAAGCTAATAAACGATGCTTCAGCAGAAGAATTAAGGCAATGCTCTCTATTATTAGCTGATGCTAAACTTATGGCGCCCATACCCCGACCACGCAAAAACATTATCGGTATCGGGTTAAACTACACCGAGCACGTGGCAGAATCGGCAAGGTCGTTAGATACTTCTAAAGACTTACCACAACAGCCTGTTATCTTCTCAAAACCACCTACAGCCGTTACAGGGCTTGGCGGAAATATTGTGCACAATCAAGACCTTACGAAACAATTAGATTACGAGGTAGAACTTGCTGTAATTATTAGTAAATACGGTAAAAATGTACCCAAAGATAAAGCTATGGACTATGTTTACGGTTATACTGTTATCAACGATGTAAGTGCCAGAGATTGTCGTCGTTCCGGGCAATGGATTGTATCTAAAGGGCAAGATACTTTTGCCCCTATGGGACCTGTATTGGTTACCAAGGACGAAATTGAAGATCCGCACAATTTGAATCTTTCACTAAAATTGAATGGTGAGGAACGACAAAACTCCAACACTAAATTTATGTTATTCAACATTAATGATTTAATTAACGATATAAGTACCGTATTTACTATCGAGTCGGGCGATATTATTGCTACAGGTACACCAGCAGGTGTAGGCGCAGGAAGAACGCCACAGGCGTTTATGTGGCCGGGCGATGTAGTTGAGGCTACTGTAGAGGGTATTGGTACGCTTGTAAATACCGTAGTAGATGCTAAAGAAATTTAG
- a CDS encoding cupin domain-containing protein — METKHDDTAYGRARVQDTPELEAYYKKLDSLGAGALWKVANDIEPWEPRPSSIPMLWKYDDLRSLVLKSAELVTPGEAGRRVVYLVNDKRKDVSAAVGWLYTGIQVTQPGESTPAHKHKAAALRFIMEGEGGYTVVDGNRITLEVNDFVITPNSTWHEHGVAEDGKTCIWQDGLDIPLVNALEANDYAVLDGNQELTAPENFSPLAYGGVGIVPADQEWNKPYSPLFKYSWKKVYPALLEAAKVHKGSPYDGILMQYTNPATGGHVMQTMGASMQLLRAGEHTKAHKHTGSFVYQCAKGKGYSIIGGKRFDWKERDIFCVPSWVYHEHVNLSDTEDACLFSFNDLPVITSLGLYQEKAHPDGHQTIE, encoded by the coding sequence ATGGAAACAAAACACGACGATACCGCATACGGTCGCGCCAGAGTGCAGGACACCCCAGAACTAGAAGCTTATTATAAAAAACTGGACAGTTTAGGTGCAGGAGCATTATGGAAGGTTGCCAACGATATTGAACCTTGGGAACCACGTCCGTCATCGATACCCATGTTATGGAAATATGACGATTTACGAAGTTTAGTGCTAAAATCAGCCGAACTGGTAACACCGGGAGAAGCAGGCAGGCGCGTAGTGTATCTTGTTAACGATAAGCGTAAAGATGTAAGTGCTGCCGTAGGGTGGCTATATACGGGCATACAAGTAACACAACCAGGCGAAAGTACACCAGCACATAAGCACAAAGCTGCCGCGCTCCGTTTTATTATGGAAGGCGAAGGCGGTTATACCGTTGTAGATGGTAACAGAATAACGCTTGAGGTAAACGATTTTGTAATTACCCCAAACAGTACTTGGCACGAGCATGGTGTTGCAGAAGATGGCAAAACCTGTATTTGGCAGGATGGGCTTGATATTCCATTAGTTAATGCTTTAGAGGCAAACGATTATGCTGTGTTAGACGGTAACCAAGAACTTACTGCACCAGAAAATTTTTCGCCATTAGCCTATGGTGGTGTAGGAATTGTGCCTGCCGACCAAGAATGGAATAAGCCTTACTCTCCCCTGTTTAAATATTCTTGGAAAAAAGTATATCCTGCCTTACTAGAAGCTGCTAAAGTACACAAAGGTTCACCTTACGATGGTATTTTAATGCAGTACACCAATCCTGCTACCGGAGGTCATGTAATGCAAACTATGGGTGCCTCTATGCAACTACTGCGTGCCGGCGAACATACCAAAGCACACAAACATACAGGGTCGTTCGTATATCAGTGTGCAAAAGGTAAAGGATATTCCATTATAGGCGGTAAGCGTTTCGATTGGAAAGAGCGCGATATTTTCTGTGTACCCTCATGGGTGTATCACGAACACGTAAATCTTTCAGATACTGAAGATGCCTGCTTGTTCTCGTTTAACGATTTACCCGTTATAACCTCATTAGGCTTATACCAAGAAAAAGCACACCCCGACGGACACCAAACCATTGAATAA
- a CDS encoding carbon-nitrogen hydrolase family protein — protein MLDLPKFKAAAVQASSVFLDVDATVEKSCAIIAEAANNGASLVAFPEVFVAGYPYWNWIMTPVQGSKWYEKLYINSITVPGPETDRLCEAAKEHNCHVVIGVNERGQSMGELYNTNLIIDNKGNLIGKHRKLVPTWAEKLTWTGGDGSSLKVYNTEIGPIGTLACGENTNTLARYTLLTQGELIHIANYISLPVAPPDYNMAEAIKIRAAAHSFEGKLFTIVSCSTITKEIIDVMKEDVPNAEELLTRKNSAFTGFLGPNGATIGEPLIDEEGIVYADIDLSKCIQPKQMHDILGHYNRFDIFDLRVNTAPKKNITFTDNNASEEI, from the coding sequence ATGTTAGATTTACCAAAATTTAAAGCGGCTGCTGTACAGGCTTCCTCAGTTTTTCTGGACGTAGATGCCACAGTAGAAAAATCGTGTGCTATAATAGCCGAAGCAGCTAATAACGGTGCTTCGTTAGTTGCCTTCCCTGAGGTGTTTGTAGCAGGCTATCCTTACTGGAACTGGATTATGACGCCCGTACAAGGTAGCAAATGGTACGAAAAGTTATATATAAACTCAATTACGGTACCTGGTCCTGAAACGGACAGACTTTGCGAAGCTGCTAAAGAACATAATTGCCATGTGGTAATTGGTGTAAACGAGCGCGGACAAAGTATGGGCGAACTCTACAATACCAATTTAATTATAGATAACAAAGGAAACTTAATTGGTAAACACCGAAAATTAGTACCTACTTGGGCAGAAAAGTTAACTTGGACGGGTGGCGATGGTTCATCACTTAAAGTGTATAATACCGAAATTGGTCCGATAGGCACATTAGCCTGTGGCGAAAACACCAATACATTAGCCCGTTATACCTTGCTTACACAGGGCGAGCTAATCCATATAGCCAATTATATATCGTTACCCGTTGCCCCACCCGATTACAACATGGCAGAGGCAATAAAAATACGGGCGGCAGCACACTCGTTTGAGGGAAAATTATTTACTATAGTATCATGTTCTACAATTACCAAAGAGATTATAGATGTAATGAAAGAGGATGTACCGAATGCAGAAGAATTGCTTACTCGTAAAAATAGTGCCTTTACTGGTTTTTTGGGTCCTAACGGGGCTACCATAGGCGAGCCACTTATTGACGAAGAAGGTATTGTATATGCCGATATCGATTTATCAAAGTGTATACAACCAAAGCAAATGCACGATATATTAGGGCATTACAACCGCTTTGATATTTTCGATTTAAGGGTAAATACGGCTCCCAAGAAAAACATTACTTTTACAGATAACAACGCATCTGAAGAAATATAA
- a CDS encoding acyl-CoA thioesterase: MENAFIKKESVRFQHVDYAGIVFYPRFLEMLNNLVEDFYAEALDMPFKNLHETGGIPTVDLKVQFKKAARLGDELTKYLWIKNLGGSSMHCGFKFEHEDGSVCLEGEVTLVRVEFLDDRKGIKASSFPDAMRTILKKYIVNE; this comes from the coding sequence ATGGAAAACGCATTTATAAAAAAAGAAAGTGTACGCTTTCAGCACGTAGATTATGCAGGGATTGTTTTTTATCCCCGCTTTTTAGAAATGCTGAACAATTTGGTAGAGGATTTTTATGCCGAAGCTTTAGATATGCCCTTTAAAAACCTGCACGAAACAGGTGGCATTCCAACAGTAGATTTAAAAGTGCAGTTTAAAAAAGCAGCACGGTTGGGCGATGAATTAACGAAATACCTTTGGATTAAAAACCTTGGAGGCTCCTCTATGCATTGCGGATTTAAATTTGAGCACGAAGATGGCTCTGTTTGCCTTGAGGGCGAAGTAACCTTAGTTCGAGTGGAATTTCTGGACGATAGAAAAGGTATAAAAGCAAGTAGTTTTCCTGATGCTATGCGAACAATACTTAAAAAATATATAGTAAACGAGTAA
- a CDS encoding AMP-binding protein, whose amino-acid sequence MKHYDDNFAHDNLPPLDLQPNYITGNSDFEFAENLNCVEYLLDRHIKEGNGNAIAMQTFDSTWTYNDLYEKANQIANVLVDDLSFVSGNRVLIRSANNLMYVACWFGILKAGGIAVATMPLLREKELTVIADNAKISHAFCDYRLEDELLAVKSSYLKHIVSFDGTEKNPKKLETLIVNKPTTFKNYPAKSDSVAIIGFTSGTTGKPKMTAHYHKDMLAICEAFPKYSLQPNAKDVFIGSPPLGFTFGLGGLVLFPFYYGASSFLMEKPSADDMLKAIQDYKITICFTAPTAWRILTTKVADYNIASLRKCVSAGETLPEKVWDDWYNATGLKIIDGIGATELLHIFISSNEDTMRKGATGLPIRGYEAKIVDAQGNNAPVGEEGRLAVRGITGCKYLANEERQQKYVENGWNITGDVFRKDEDGYYWFVARGDDMIISSGYNISAIEVENVLLMHDAVEECAVTGIPDEDRGMLVCAHIVLKDKSKASDSFTKEIQDWFKASAAPYKYPRKVCYLDALPKTETGKIQRFKLKNTAQA is encoded by the coding sequence ATGAAACATTACGACGATAACTTTGCACACGATAACCTCCCGCCATTGGATTTACAGCCTAATTATATAACTGGGAACAGTGATTTTGAGTTTGCAGAAAACTTAAATTGTGTTGAATATCTGCTTGACAGACACATTAAGGAAGGTAATGGCAATGCAATAGCCATGCAAACATTTGATAGTACTTGGACATATAACGATTTATACGAAAAAGCCAACCAAATAGCAAATGTACTTGTGGATGATTTAAGTTTTGTTTCGGGCAACCGTGTATTAATTCGTTCGGCAAATAACCTTATGTATGTGGCGTGTTGGTTTGGTATCTTAAAAGCGGGTGGCATTGCGGTAGCTACTATGCCCTTGCTCCGTGAAAAAGAACTTACCGTAATAGCAGACAATGCTAAAATATCGCATGCGTTTTGTGATTACAGGCTGGAGGATGAACTCTTAGCTGTAAAATCATCGTACTTAAAACACATTGTTTCGTTTGATGGTACAGAGAAAAATCCTAAAAAATTAGAAACATTAATAGTAAACAAACCAACTACTTTTAAAAATTATCCTGCAAAATCCGATTCGGTTGCAATTATTGGCTTTACATCAGGTACTACAGGCAAACCAAAAATGACGGCGCATTATCATAAAGATATGTTAGCCATATGCGAGGCTTTCCCTAAATATTCCTTGCAACCAAACGCCAAAGATGTGTTTATTGGCAGCCCACCATTGGGTTTCACTTTCGGTTTAGGCGGATTAGTATTATTTCCGTTTTATTACGGAGCATCGAGTTTTTTAATGGAAAAACCGTCTGCCGACGATATGCTTAAAGCCATACAAGACTATAAAATCACAATTTGTTTTACAGCCCCTACAGCGTGGCGCATATTAACCACTAAAGTAGCCGACTACAACATAGCATCGCTTCGTAAATGCGTATCGGCTGGCGAAACGTTGCCCGAAAAAGTTTGGGATGATTGGTATAATGCCACAGGGTTAAAAATCATCGACGGCATTGGTGCTACAGAACTATTGCATATCTTTATTTCGTCTAACGAGGATACCATGCGCAAAGGTGCTACAGGGCTACCCATTCGAGGTTACGAAGCCAAGATTGTAGATGCGCAAGGTAACAACGCCCCCGTTGGAGAAGAAGGACGTTTAGCCGTACGCGGTATTACAGGCTGTAAATACTTGGCAAACGAAGAACGACAACAAAAATATGTAGAAAACGGCTGGAATATTACGGGTGATGTTTTTCGTAAAGATGAAGATGGATATTACTGGTTTGTAGCACGTGGCGATGATATGATTATTTCGTCAGGCTATAACATCTCAGCCATTGAGGTAGAAAATGTATTACTGATGCACGATGCTGTTGAAGAGTGTGCTGTAACAGGCATACCCGACGAAGACAGAGGAATGCTAGTATGCGCGCACATTGTACTGAAAGACAAGAGTAAAGCTAGCGATAGTTTTACTAAAGAGATACAAGACTGGTTTAAGGCATCGGCAGCACCGTACAAATATCCGCGTAAAGTGTGCTATTTAGATGCACTACCAAAAACAGAAACAGGAAAAATACAACGATTTAAACTTAAAAATACAGCACAAGCGTAA